One Helianthus annuus cultivar XRQ/B chromosome 12, HanXRQr2.0-SUNRISE, whole genome shotgun sequence genomic region harbors:
- the LOC110896194 gene encoding serine/threonine-protein kinase BLUS1, protein MAHDDEHDPKTKRSHYPLNPNGYQILDEIGRGCSAIVYKALCTTTSTVVAIKSIDLDRSTTGDFDNIRREAKTMSLLSHPNVLKAHCSFTVGPRLWVVMPFMSAGSLQSIMASSFPNGISENCISIILKETLMGLCYLHDQGHLHRDIKAGNILMDSNGSIKLADFGVSASVYETSSRCLNLNEITGTPYWMAPEVIHSHNGYSYKADIWSFGITALELAHGRPPLSHLPFSESLVMKITRGMRFSEYQKEEEKGKKSKLSKYFKEMVGLCLEQDPCRRPTAAKLLKHYLFKNCKGCDFLVKNLLHGLPSVEFRFKETKVQRSGSMSKEHEDEDDDDEEEGLIGSNVKKHRRISGWNFSLDACQHGPVFPLVDSISGPSTNTSCGDEETAKQVAFSGESVVSENEGSSRSNVTDGSEGEVCIGGGSCVDKEVVMGSLMTLKRSLDDQREKVIYMLAVVGAEETSGGGGEFGGKEEKLMQVIEKLKLELENEKRKRTSLEMELEFLKLNITNTSDV, encoded by the exons ATGGCTCACGATGATGAGCATGATCCAAAAACCAAAAGATCCCACTACCCACTCAACCCCAACGGTTACCAAATCCTGGATGAAATCGGTAGAGGATGCAGTGCCATCGTCTACAAAGCCTTAtgcaccaccacctccaccgtgGTTGCCATCAAATCCATTGATCTTGAccgatcaaccaccggtgatttCGATAACATCCGTCGTGAAGCTAAAACCATGTCCCTTTTATCGCACCCCAACGTTCTCAAAGCCCACTGCTCCTTCACCGTTGGCCCTCGTCTATGGGTGGTCATGCCCTTCATGTCTGCAGGCTCTCTCCAATCCATCATGGCCTCTTCTTTCCCTAATGGCATTTCTGAGAATTGTATTTCCATAATTCTCAAAGAAACACTTATGGGTTTGTGTTATCTTCATGATCAAGGCCATCTGCATAGAGACATCAAGGCTGGGAACATTTTAATGGACTCCAACGGCTCAATCAAGCTGGCAGATTTCGGTGTTTCAGCTTCCGTTTACGAAACAAGCTCTCGTTGTCTTAACCTCAACGAAATCACTGGTACGCCTTACTGGATGGCGCCAGAAGTTATACATTCACATAATGGGTATAGCTACAAAGCTGATATATGGTCATTTGGAATAACTGCACTTGAATTAGCACACGGGAGACCTCCCTTGTCCCACCTTCCGTTTTCGGAGTCTTTAGTGATGAAGATCACAAGAGGGATGCGATTTTCCGAGTAccagaaagaagaagaaaaggggAAGAAATCAAAGTTGTCAAAGTATTTCAAGGAGATGGTAGGATTGTGTCTTGAACAAGATCCTTGTAGACGGCCTACTGCCGCAAAACTTTTGAAGCATTACTTGTTCAAGAACTGTAAAGGTTGTGATTTTCTTGTCAAGAATTTGCTGCATGGATTACCTTCTGTTGAGTTTAGGTTCAAGGAAACTAAGGTTCAAAGGAGTGGATCAATGAGTAAGGAACatgaggatgaagatgatgatgatgaagaagagggtTTGATAGGTAGTAATGTGAAGAAACACAGGAGGATTAGTGGATGGAACTTCAGTTTGGATGCTTGTCAGCATGGTCCTGTGTTTCCTCTTGTGGACTCCATAAGTG GTCCATCCACGAACACAAGTTGTGGAGACGAGGAAACGGCGAAACAAGTTGCATTTTCAGGTGAAAGTGTTGTGTCTGAAAATGAAGGGAGTTCGCGTAGTAATGTAACAGATGGTAGTGAGGGAGAAGTGTGTATTGGTGGTGGGAGTTGTGTTGATAAGGAGGTTGTGATGGGGAGTTTGATGACATTGAAAAGGAGTTTGGATGATCAAAGAGAGAAGGTGATATATATGCTCGCGGTGGTTGGAGCCGAAGAGActagcggcggcggtggtgaatTCGGTGGCAAAGAAGAGAAGCTAATGCAAGTGATtgaaaagctaaaattggagTTGGAGAATGAGAAGAGAAAGAGGACTAGTTTGGAGATGGAGCTAGAGTTCTTAAAGCTTAATATCACAAATACTTCTGATGTCTAA